One Synechococcus sp. CC9605 genomic window carries:
- the sfsA gene encoding DNA/RNA nuclease SfsA, with amino-acid sequence MTGLSSPGDALLRFEPLTEGVLLKRYKRFLADVELSSGETVTAHCANTGPMTGVLIPGQRVRLRYAPSPKRKLAWTWEQAEVPGADGQHCWVGINTALPNRLIRATVEAGCLEAQLGAIARIRAEVAYGTNKRSRIDLLLTPAEQNPDQRPIYLEVKNTTWTDGSTALFPDTVTERGQKHLIELMGVLPDARAVLVPCLSRPDVTAFAPGDSADPRYGELFRQATNSGVEVLPCCFSFSADAVHWQGTRLVDLG; translated from the coding sequence ATGACTGGCCTTTCCTCTCCGGGCGATGCCCTGCTGCGCTTTGAACCTCTGACAGAGGGCGTGCTGCTGAAGCGCTACAAACGCTTCCTGGCCGATGTGGAGCTGAGCAGCGGCGAGACCGTTACCGCCCACTGCGCCAACACCGGCCCGATGACGGGAGTCTTGATCCCTGGCCAACGGGTGCGTCTGCGCTACGCACCCTCCCCCAAACGCAAGCTGGCCTGGACCTGGGAGCAAGCCGAAGTGCCAGGTGCCGATGGCCAACATTGCTGGGTGGGCATCAACACAGCCCTGCCCAACCGCCTGATTCGCGCCACGGTCGAAGCTGGGTGCCTGGAGGCTCAACTGGGCGCCATTGCAAGGATCCGCGCTGAGGTGGCTTACGGCACCAACAAGCGCAGCCGGATCGACCTCCTGCTGACGCCGGCCGAGCAGAACCCCGATCAACGTCCGATCTACCTGGAGGTGAAGAACACCACCTGGACCGACGGCAGCACGGCCCTATTCCCCGACACGGTGACTGAACGGGGGCAAAAGCATCTGATTGAGCTGATGGGGGTGCTTCCGGATGCGCGGGCAGTGCTGGTGCCCTGCCTAAGCCGGCCGGACGTGACTGCCTTTGCTCCAGGCGACAGCGCCGATCCGCGCTACGGGGAACTGTTTCGCCAGGCCACCAACAGTGGCGTGGAGGTTCTGCCTTGTTGTTTCAGCTTCAGCGCCGATGCGGTGCACTGGCAGGGGACTCGCCTAGTCGACCTAGGTTGA
- a CDS encoding ammonium transporter, which translates to MTTAFHAPPQKRRKTLQEASLLEGPMLLLKSIRGFSSNRAMTWLACAPLALMGLGIFTLSAKAEELPELSAAFLANNLWLLVATILVIFMNAGFAMVEAGMCRQKNAVNILAKNLFVFALAVTAYWFVGYSLMYGDSVIDGWLYFGGLFFDPTVTAETISDAGLVPTVDFLFQAAFAGTAATIVSGLVAERIKFGEFVIFALVLTAFIYPVAGSWEWNGGWLNSVGSVEFIDFAGSSIVHSVGAWAGLVGAMLLGPRIGKYVDGKVQAIPGHNMSIATLGALILWIGWYGFNPGSQLAMDQWVPYVAVTTTLGAAGGAIGATVISTMTSKKPDLTMIINGILAGLVSVTAGCGNLTLTGSWVAGVVGGIIVVFSVAALDASGIDDPVGAFSVHGVCGVWGTIVIGLWGYDVQGDGSGLGLLVGGGVEQLGIQALGAAAYAIWTVVTCFIAWSIIGSLFGGIRVTEQEESEGLDIGEHGMEAYAGFSTTNN; encoded by the coding sequence ATGACAACTGCATTCCACGCGCCACCGCAAAAGCGGCGCAAAACCCTGCAGGAGGCCAGCCTCCTGGAAGGCCCGATGCTGCTCCTGAAGAGCATCCGGGGCTTTAGCTCCAACCGTGCCATGACCTGGCTCGCCTGTGCGCCCCTGGCGCTCATGGGCCTTGGCATCTTCACCCTATCGGCCAAAGCCGAAGAGCTTCCTGAGCTCTCCGCCGCTTTCCTGGCCAACAACCTTTGGCTTCTGGTCGCCACCATCCTGGTGATCTTTATGAATGCCGGCTTCGCCATGGTCGAAGCAGGCATGTGCCGGCAAAAAAATGCCGTCAATATCCTCGCCAAGAACCTGTTCGTGTTCGCCCTCGCGGTGACCGCCTACTGGTTCGTGGGCTACTCCTTGATGTACGGCGACTCCGTCATCGACGGCTGGCTGTATTTCGGGGGCCTCTTCTTCGACCCGACCGTCACCGCTGAGACCATCAGCGATGCAGGCCTGGTTCCCACCGTTGATTTCCTTTTCCAGGCGGCCTTCGCCGGAACCGCCGCCACGATCGTTTCCGGTCTCGTGGCTGAGCGGATCAAGTTCGGCGAATTCGTGATCTTCGCCCTGGTCCTCACCGCCTTCATCTATCCAGTTGCTGGCAGCTGGGAATGGAACGGTGGCTGGCTCAACAGTGTTGGCAGCGTCGAATTCATCGACTTTGCTGGTTCCTCGATCGTCCACTCCGTTGGCGCCTGGGCCGGCCTCGTTGGCGCCATGCTGCTCGGACCCCGCATCGGCAAGTACGTCGACGGCAAGGTTCAGGCCATCCCTGGCCACAACATGTCCATCGCCACCCTTGGCGCTCTGATCCTCTGGATTGGCTGGTACGGCTTCAACCCCGGATCCCAGCTGGCCATGGACCAGTGGGTCCCCTATGTGGCCGTTACCACCACCCTCGGCGCAGCCGGCGGTGCCATCGGCGCCACGGTGATCTCCACGATGACCTCCAAGAAGCCTGATCTCACCATGATCATCAACGGCATCCTGGCTGGCCTGGTGAGCGTGACTGCCGGTTGCGGCAACCTCACCCTGACTGGCTCCTGGGTGGCTGGCGTGGTGGGCGGCATCATCGTCGTCTTCTCCGTCGCCGCTCTCGATGCCTCAGGCATTGACGATCCAGTTGGCGCCTTCTCCGTGCACGGTGTGTGCGGCGTGTGGGGCACGATCGTGATCGGTCTCTGGGGCTACGACGTCCAAGGCGATGGCTCCGGCCTCGGCCTGCTGGTCGGAGGTGGCGTTGAGCAGCTCGGCATCCAGGCTCTGGGTGCTGCTGCCTACGCCATCTGGACTGTGGTCACCTGCTTCATCGCCTGGTCGATCATCGGCTCCCTATTCGGCGGCATCCGCGTCACCGAACAGGAAGAGTCCGAAGGTTTAGACATCGGCGAACACGGCATGGAGGCCTACGCCGGTTTCTCCACCACCAACAACTGA
- a CDS encoding DUF3181 family protein, producing MSLSASDLQDLQSALADRLYVQISGWHLYLGDADLASALAIECSARVNQGAEVAARQALDAVKVPLAGGASQLPLSKLIPPAQLRDLEEILEPYCG from the coding sequence ATGTCCCTCTCCGCCAGCGACCTGCAAGACCTTCAGAGTGCTTTGGCTGACCGCCTCTACGTTCAAATCAGCGGTTGGCATCTGTACCTCGGCGATGCCGACCTGGCCTCAGCCCTGGCGATCGAATGCAGTGCCCGCGTAAATCAAGGTGCTGAGGTGGCAGCACGGCAGGCCCTCGACGCCGTCAAGGTGCCTCTGGCGGGTGGGGCGAGTCAACTTCCCCTCTCCAAGCTGATCCCCCCAGCCCAGCTGAGGGATCTTGAGGAGATCCTCGAGCCGTACTGCGGATAA
- the murJ gene encoding murein biosynthesis integral membrane protein MurJ: MARSLKGIALVVTLGTLLSKVGGLIRQLVIAAAFGVGAAYDAYNYAYVLPGFLLILLGGINGPFHSAMVSVLSRRPRAEGAHILAALNTSVSALLLMVTIVLVLAADPLITLVGPGLAPELHAIARLQLQVMAPMALLAGLIGLGFGSLNAADEFWIPAISPLMSSGALIIGVGLLWWQLGADIALPSAAMAGGVVLALATLVGALLQWLIQLPALIRQGLARFQLVWDWRHPGVREVWRVMGPATLSSGMLQINVFTDLFFASGILGAAAGLGYANLLVQTPLGLISNALLVPLLPTFARLTAPEDRPQLIDRIRQGLMLSAASMIPLGGLFIALGGPIVALVYERGAFDASAAQLVTGLLMAYGLGMPAYLGRDVLVRVFYALGDGTTPFRLSLAGIGLNVIFDWLLVGGPTPWGNQSPFNFGAPGLVLATVAINLLTCFALMLGLQQRISGLPLRRWGMDLLRLAIAGVLAAGGAGIIVTFVSWPAGLLGLLFQVGAPGLLGLALFALIGAQLQVPEVREITQLVMGRFRAR; encoded by the coding sequence ATGGCGCGTTCACTGAAGGGGATCGCACTGGTGGTGACCCTCGGCACCCTGCTGAGCAAGGTGGGTGGCCTGATTCGGCAGCTGGTGATCGCAGCGGCCTTCGGGGTGGGCGCGGCTTATGACGCCTACAACTACGCCTATGTGCTGCCTGGATTTCTGCTGATCCTGCTGGGAGGGATCAATGGCCCCTTCCACAGCGCCATGGTGAGCGTGCTGAGCCGGCGCCCACGGGCCGAAGGAGCCCATATCCTTGCGGCGCTCAACACCAGCGTCAGTGCTCTGTTGCTGATGGTCACCATCGTTCTGGTGCTGGCGGCGGATCCTCTGATCACCCTTGTGGGCCCTGGCCTTGCCCCCGAGCTTCACGCCATCGCACGGTTGCAGCTGCAGGTGATGGCGCCGATGGCGCTGCTGGCCGGACTGATCGGGTTGGGTTTTGGATCCCTCAACGCCGCCGATGAATTCTGGATTCCGGCGATTTCTCCGCTGATGTCCAGCGGCGCCTTGATCATCGGGGTTGGATTGCTCTGGTGGCAGCTCGGTGCTGACATCGCCTTGCCGTCTGCCGCCATGGCCGGGGGTGTGGTGCTCGCCTTGGCCACGTTGGTGGGGGCTTTGCTGCAGTGGCTGATCCAGCTGCCGGCGTTGATCCGGCAGGGGTTGGCCCGTTTTCAACTGGTCTGGGACTGGAGGCACCCGGGGGTGCGCGAGGTGTGGCGTGTGATGGGGCCGGCGACGCTGTCGTCCGGGATGCTGCAGATCAATGTGTTCACCGATCTGTTCTTCGCCTCCGGGATTCTCGGCGCGGCGGCGGGTCTGGGCTACGCCAATTTGCTGGTGCAAACGCCCCTGGGTTTGATCTCGAATGCACTGCTGGTGCCCCTGCTGCCCACCTTCGCCAGGCTCACGGCGCCGGAAGATCGTCCGCAGCTGATCGATCGGATCCGCCAGGGGTTGATGCTGTCTGCGGCATCGATGATTCCCCTGGGGGGGCTTTTCATCGCCTTGGGTGGCCCCATCGTCGCCCTGGTTTACGAGCGCGGTGCTTTCGATGCGTCAGCCGCCCAGTTGGTGACGGGTTTGCTGATGGCCTACGGCCTGGGCATGCCGGCCTACCTAGGCCGGGATGTGCTGGTGCGTGTCTTCTATGCCCTGGGGGATGGGACGACGCCTTTTCGGCTCTCGCTGGCGGGGATTGGTCTCAACGTGATTTTTGACTGGCTGCTGGTTGGTGGTCCGACCCCTTGGGGGAATCAGTCCCCGTTCAATTTCGGTGCACCCGGGCTGGTGCTTGCCACGGTTGCCATCAACCTGCTCACCTGCTTCGCCCTGATGCTGGGTCTGCAGCAACGCATTTCAGGACTGCCGCTACGGCGTTGGGGGATGGACCTTCTGAGGCTAGCCATCGCAGGCGTGCTGGCAGCGGGGGGCGCCGGGATCATCGTGACCTTTGTGTCCTGGCCCGCAGGGTTGCTGGGCCTGCTGTTTCAGGTGGGTGCCCCTGGCTTGCTGGGTTTGGCGTTGTTTGCCTTAATCGGTGCACAGCTTCAGGTGCCGGAGGTGCGTGAGATCACGCAGTTGGTGATGGGCCGATTCAGGGCTCGCTGA
- the glyA gene encoding serine hydroxymethyltransferase — translation MSQASGRAIDADLAQSDPDIAAFINQERQRQETHLELIASENFASRAVMQAQGSVLTNKYAEGLPSKRYYGGCEHVDAIEELAIERAKQLFGAAWANVQPHSGAQANFAVFLALLQPGDTIMGLDLSHGGHLTHGSPVNVSGKWFNVVQYGVDKETQRLDMEAIRQLALEHKPKLIVCGYSAYPRTIDFAAFRAIADEVGAYLLADMAHIAGLVAAGVHPSPVPHCDVVTTTTHKTLRGPRGGLILCRDAEFAKKFDKAVFPGSQGGPLEHVIAAKAVAFGEALQPSFKAYSQQVVANAAALAEQLIARGIDVVSGGTDNHVVLLDLRSIGMTGKVADLLVSDVHITANKNTVPFDPESPFVTSGLRFGTAALTTRGFDSQAFREVADVIADRLFNPEDDAIRQRCLDRVGALCERFPLYADSKHKQPVLV, via the coding sequence ATGAGCCAGGCCTCTGGACGCGCCATCGACGCTGATCTGGCTCAGTCGGATCCCGACATCGCTGCGTTCATCAACCAGGAACGGCAGCGTCAGGAAACCCACCTCGAGCTGATCGCATCGGAGAACTTTGCGTCCCGTGCGGTGATGCAGGCCCAGGGTTCCGTTCTCACCAACAAGTACGCCGAGGGTCTGCCCAGCAAGCGGTACTACGGCGGTTGTGAACACGTTGATGCCATTGAAGAGCTGGCCATCGAGCGGGCCAAGCAGTTGTTTGGTGCCGCTTGGGCCAATGTGCAGCCCCACAGCGGTGCCCAGGCCAACTTCGCGGTTTTCCTGGCGCTGCTACAGCCTGGCGACACGATCATGGGGCTCGATCTGTCCCATGGAGGTCACCTGACCCATGGTTCCCCGGTCAACGTCAGCGGCAAGTGGTTCAACGTCGTCCAGTACGGCGTCGACAAGGAGACCCAACGCCTTGATATGGAGGCGATCCGCCAGCTGGCTTTGGAGCACAAGCCGAAGCTGATTGTCTGTGGCTACTCCGCGTATCCACGCACCATCGACTTCGCCGCCTTCCGCGCCATCGCTGATGAAGTGGGTGCCTATCTGCTGGCCGACATGGCCCACATCGCCGGCCTCGTGGCCGCTGGAGTGCATCCCAGCCCTGTCCCCCACTGCGATGTGGTGACCACCACCACCCACAAGACCCTGCGCGGTCCCCGCGGCGGCTTGATCCTCTGCCGCGATGCCGAGTTCGCCAAAAAGTTCGACAAGGCCGTGTTCCCTGGCAGCCAGGGCGGCCCTCTGGAGCACGTGATCGCTGCTAAGGCTGTGGCCTTCGGGGAAGCACTGCAGCCTTCGTTCAAGGCCTATAGCCAGCAGGTGGTTGCCAATGCGGCAGCCCTCGCTGAACAGCTGATCGCCCGCGGCATCGATGTCGTCAGCGGCGGCACCGATAACCACGTGGTGCTGTTAGACCTGCGTAGCATCGGGATGACTGGAAAAGTGGCTGATCTGTTGGTGAGTGATGTGCACATCACGGCCAACAAGAACACCGTTCCCTTCGACCCTGAATCGCCCTTCGTCACCAGTGGCCTGCGATTCGGAACAGCTGCGCTCACCACCCGTGGTTTCGATTCGCAGGCTTTCCGGGAGGTCGCCGATGTGATTGCCGACCGTCTTTTCAATCCTGAGGATGATGCGATTCGTCAGCGTTGCCTCGACCGGGTGGGTGCTCTATGTGAGCGCTTCCCCCTCTACGCCGACAGCAAGCACAAGCAGCCTGTTCTGGTGTGA
- a CDS encoding 4-hydroxy-3-methylbut-2-enyl diphosphate reductase codes for MDTHAFKRSLHHSERYNRRGFGRAEEVAESLEQAYQSGLIGTIRDNGYRLEHGRLNVRLAEAFGFCWGVERAVAMAYETRKHYPSERLWITNEIIHNPSVNDHLREMDVQFIPVEQGVKDFSGVTSGDVVILPAFGATVQEMQLLNERGCHIVDTTCPWVSKVWNTVEKHKKHTFTSIIHGKVKHEETLATSSFAGTYLVVLDLEEAQYVADYILGNGDREDFIKRFAKACSPGFDPDRDLERLGVANQTTMLKSETEEIGRLFERTMLSKYGPTQLNDHFLAFNTICDATQERQDAMFSLVDEPLDLMVVIGGFNSSNTTHLQEIAVSRGIRSFHIDTPERIDVGSNSIEHKPLAADLCREGDFLPEGPVRVGITSGASTPDRAVEEVIEKLMQLSEN; via the coding sequence ATGGACACCCACGCCTTCAAGCGCTCCCTCCACCATTCCGAGCGTTACAACCGGCGAGGCTTCGGGCGCGCCGAGGAAGTGGCGGAAAGCCTTGAGCAGGCCTACCAGAGCGGCCTGATCGGCACGATCCGGGACAACGGCTACCGACTGGAACACGGCCGGCTCAACGTCCGATTGGCGGAAGCCTTCGGCTTCTGCTGGGGTGTTGAACGGGCCGTAGCGATGGCCTACGAGACCCGCAAGCACTACCCCAGCGAGCGTCTCTGGATCACGAACGAGATCATCCACAACCCTTCCGTGAATGATCACCTCAGGGAAATGGATGTGCAGTTCATCCCTGTCGAACAGGGAGTGAAGGACTTCTCAGGCGTCACCTCCGGTGACGTGGTGATCCTGCCGGCCTTTGGTGCCACCGTTCAGGAAATGCAGCTGCTGAATGAACGGGGCTGCCACATCGTTGACACGACCTGTCCCTGGGTCTCCAAGGTGTGGAACACCGTGGAGAAACACAAAAAGCACACCTTTACCTCGATCATTCACGGCAAGGTGAAGCACGAGGAAACATTGGCCACCAGCTCATTTGCTGGCACCTATCTAGTGGTGCTCGATCTGGAGGAAGCCCAGTACGTCGCCGATTACATCCTCGGCAACGGTGACCGTGAGGACTTCATCAAACGCTTTGCCAAAGCCTGCTCCCCAGGGTTCGATCCCGATCGGGACCTCGAACGTCTGGGGGTGGCCAACCAGACCACGATGCTGAAGAGCGAGACCGAGGAGATCGGACGCTTGTTCGAACGCACCATGCTGAGCAAATACGGTCCGACTCAGCTGAACGACCACTTCCTGGCCTTCAACACCATCTGCGACGCCACCCAGGAACGTCAGGACGCCATGTTCTCCCTCGTGGATGAACCCCTAGATCTGATGGTGGTGATCGGTGGTTTCAACTCCTCCAACACCACCCACCTGCAGGAGATTGCTGTCAGCCGCGGCATTCGCTCGTTCCACATCGACACGCCCGAGCGCATCGACGTCGGCAGCAATTCAATCGAGCACAAACCACTGGCAGCCGACCTCTGTCGTGAGGGCGATTTCCTGCCTGAGGGCCCCGTTCGGGTGGGCATCACCTCCGGTGCCTCAACCCCGGATCGGGCGGTGGAAGAGGTGATCGAAAAACTGATGCAATTGAGCGAAAACTGA
- a CDS encoding DUF1997 domain-containing protein has product MTVLSSTETDNQLHGADPQVRCYSSLFEDSMQMLAPQAVVARYLDDHQSWFERCASPMQVEAIDQQSYSLTLGKFGNFGFEVEPTIALRLLPQQEGIYRIETVRTVPQSLGLRHHYDVDFRAGMHLVPEQEQTSVQWDLDLKVWIRLPKVITMLPDQLVQSSGDHLLKQIVRQISRRLTWKVQEDFHAAHGLSCPPRQRAAF; this is encoded by the coding sequence GTGACGGTCTTGTCGTCCACTGAAACCGACAATCAGCTGCACGGTGCCGACCCGCAGGTGCGCTGCTACAGCAGCCTCTTCGAGGATTCGATGCAGATGCTGGCACCCCAAGCGGTGGTCGCTCGCTACCTGGATGACCATCAGAGCTGGTTTGAACGTTGCGCCAGCCCGATGCAGGTCGAGGCGATCGATCAGCAGTCCTACAGCCTCACCCTGGGGAAGTTCGGCAACTTCGGTTTCGAAGTGGAGCCCACGATCGCTCTGCGACTGCTGCCACAGCAGGAAGGGATCTACCGGATCGAAACGGTGCGGACCGTGCCGCAATCCCTGGGCCTGCGCCATCACTACGACGTCGACTTCCGCGCCGGGATGCACCTGGTCCCCGAACAGGAGCAAACATCCGTGCAATGGGACCTGGATCTCAAGGTCTGGATCCGTCTGCCCAAGGTGATCACCATGCTCCCGGATCAGTTGGTCCAGAGCAGTGGTGATCATCTGCTCAAGCAGATTGTGCGCCAGATTTCACGACGGCTGACCTGGAAGGTGCAGGAGGACTTTCATGCGGCCCATGGCCTCAGCTGCCCACCCCGTCAGCGGGCAGCCTTCTGA
- a CDS encoding DUF4079 domain-containing protein, translated as MLATLPFSLNFAHPLAEWGLLAVGGWALYLGIKAKKTRTGTPEQRKELVPKKFAQRHYLWGSILLAVMTLGTLGGMAVTYLNNGKLFVGPHLLVGLAMTGMIAVAASLSPLMQRGNVIARKAHVGLNMGMLTLFLWQAVSGMEIVNKIWANR; from the coding sequence ATGCTCGCCACCCTCCCCTTCAGCCTCAATTTCGCTCACCCCTTAGCGGAGTGGGGCCTGCTCGCCGTTGGTGGTTGGGCTCTTTACCTGGGGATCAAGGCCAAGAAAACCCGCACCGGCACCCCCGAACAGCGCAAAGAACTGGTGCCGAAAAAGTTCGCCCAGCGCCATTACCTCTGGGGCAGCATCCTGCTGGCCGTGATGACCCTCGGCACGCTGGGTGGCATGGCGGTCACCTATTTGAACAACGGCAAGTTGTTTGTCGGTCCGCACCTGCTGGTGGGTCTGGCCATGACTGGGATGATCGCCGTCGCCGCTTCGCTCTCACCCCTGATGCAGCGGGGCAATGTGATTGCGCGCAAGGCTCATGTGGGCCTGAACATGGGCATGCTCACGCTGTTCCTTTGGCAGGCCGTCAGCGGCATGGAGATCGTCAACAAGATCTGGGCCAACCGCTGA